Below is a window of Leifsonia sp. NPDC080035 DNA.
GTCGCAGGTGCAGTCGTCCCCGCCGCCGCAGCAGGCGGAGTCCGCCGCGCCGTCCGGCAGGTCGAGTGCGGGGTTGCGGTCGAGGAAGCCGTACGGCTTGAACAGGAACCCGGAGTAGTCGACCGGCATGATCGGCCAGTCCTCCGGCCGCGGGATGTGGGTCGGGCCGAACACGTGCCAGAGCACGATGTCCTCCTCGACCAGGGACCGGTCGGCCGCCGTCCAGGCCGGCAGGCCACCTCCTCCGGCGTGCGCGTTCGGGTAGTCGCCGGCCGGGAACCGCTCGGCGGGGTCGTACTGCGTCGCCCACAGGTGCTTGGTGGCGAACGTCGCCCGGCCGAACACCGTGGACTCCGGCTGCGCCATCAGGGTCGCGCCGGGCTGCGGGATCAGGTGGAACGCGGTGGGCTTGCCGACGGCGTTGCGCCGGGACGAGCTGGTGACCTCCCACACCCGGGAGGTCGCCGGGTTGGCCAGGCGCCCGGACTCCGACTCGCGGGTGATCGGTGTGGTGGTCCAGGTGAACGCGTTGCCGTAGGGGTTCTCCGGTCCCATCGGGATGCCGGTCACATCCACTTCGGCGAGCGAGTTGCGGTCGCCGTCGATCGCCACGTCCAGCCGGGCGCAGAACAAGTGCTGGTGCACCGGGGCGAAGAGGCCGGGCGCGATCTCGGTGGCGTGCGGGTCGCTGCTGCCGGGGATTCCGGCGCCGGCGAACACGATGCCGGTCGCCTTCGCCTCCACCTGGATCGTGCCGTCCAGGTAGAAGTACCAGAAGAAGCCGTAGTCGTAGTTGCCGATGGTCGAGAAGTAGGAGACGACGAGCCGGCGGGAGCGGCGCACCTCGGCCTTGCCGAGCAGGTCCGTGTGCTTCCAGAGGATGCCGTAGTCCTCCTCGTGCATGCACACGACCTGCGGGATGGTGACCGGGTTTCCGTGGTCGTCCGCCACGACGCCGTCGAAGTAGTGGATGACGCCGAGGCAGTCGCAGCCGAGCGCGAGCGGATTCGCGTTCTTGCCGAGCAGGTACTCGCCGGCGTCGAAGTAGCTGATCCAGAACCGGGTCGGGGTGATGTCGCCGTAGGGCACCACCATCTCCGGGACGGAGGCGCGGGAGAGCACCGGGCGCACCTCGTCGCCGTCGCGGAAGCCGACCTCGTGCAGCACCAGGCCCTCGCGCGCGTTGAAGCCGACCCGGAACGACCAGTTCTCCCACTCGACGGCCTGCCCGTCCACGCGGAAGCTCGGACCCTCCGGCTGGGTGATCTCGATGGGCTTGAGGCTGGTGCGGGCCGCCCCGATGGTCGCCGCGTCGTAGTTGCCGTCCAGTTCGGGGACGGGGACGTCGCCCTCGTCCTCGACGCGGATGACCTCCCCGCGGGTCAGGTCGATGTGCACGATGAGGCCCTCGACCGGGTGCGACCACGGGGAGTCCTCGGGAGTGGAGCGCAGGAAGGTGAGGCTGCGGATGGCGCGGCGGCCGACCTCGTCCACCCGGTTGAAGAAGCCCGGGGCGAGCGGGGCGCAGAAGGCCAGCTCCATGCGGTCGGCGAGACCGCGGCGGGTCATGGCCGCCTGCCACTCCGGCGACGCCTTCGCGATCTGCTCGGCGCGCTCGTACTCCTCGAGCAGGTACTGCGGCTGGCCGTACGGCGTCTCCGCTGTGCCGAGCGCCCGGTAGTCGATGACCTCGTTCGTGGTCACGGAGACGATCGCTTCCGCCGATTCGCCGGTCGCGGTGTCCAGGATCACGAACAGGATGCGGCGCTCGATCGCATCACCCGGCCGGAAGGCGGCGACGGCCTCCTTCGACGGTTCGACCGGGAGCACGTTCGGGAACCGGCTCGCCGCGCCGATCAGGCCCGCCGCAGCGAGCACGGCACGGCCGGCCGCGATCTCCTCCGCGGTCAGGGAGTCGAGGGGATGCACGACGGCGGTCGGTGCGGAGACGGTGCTGCTGCTGTGGGAGTGCATGGTGATCCTTGATTCTCGATTTCGTTCAGTATCCCCGTGCGCGCCCTGCGCCGGGTTGACCGCCCGCGCGAACCCCTTGACCCGCAGCGCGCGCCCCGCAGCGTGCGCCCCGCTTCCGGCCTCCCGACGTGCCTCAGCCGACCGCGATCGTCGGCAGGTCCACGATGTGCGCGCCACCGTCGACCACGAGCGTGCTGCCGGTGACGTAGGAGGCATCGCGGGAGGCGAGGAAGCGGATGACGGAAGCGATCTCCTCCGGCTCGGCTGCGCGCCCGAGCGGCACGTCCTTCGTCACGATCGCGTAGCCCTCCTCGCGGCCGCCGATGCCGGCCTGGCGGGCGAAGTCGTCCATCTCCTCGTCCGCCATCGGCGTGCGCACCCAGCCGGGGCAGACCGCGTTGACCCGCACGCCGGAGCGGCCGTAGTCGCGGGCGAGACTCCTGGTCAAGCCGAGCAGTGCATGCTTGCCGACCGTGTAACCGGCGACCCCGGGGCCGGCGAACAGCCCGGCGAGCGAGGACACCACGACGATGCTGCCGCCGGAGGCCGCGAGCGCGGGCAGCGCGGCCCTCGCCAGCACGAACGCGGTGGACACGTTGGTGCGGAACGAGAGGTCCCACTCCTCGTCGCTCGTGTCGGCGACGGTGCCGGTACCGTGGCCGCCCGCGTTGGCGACCAGCGCATCCACCCGCCCGAGCTCGTCCAGGACGCGCGCGAACACCGCCTCGGTCTGGCCGCGGTCGGCCGTATCGCAGGGTAGGGCGAGGCCGCCCGTCTCGGCTGCAACGGCCTCCAGCGGCTCGCGCCGGCGACCGAGCAGCACGACGCGCGCGCCCTCGGCGGCGAAGCGGCGTGCGGTCGCGGCGCCGATGCCGGTGCCGCCACCGGAGATGACGACGACGGGGGAGTCCATGGGGATCCTTTCGGGAGAGCCGGGTTCAGGCCGGGAACGACGACCGGGCCAGGTAGCCGAAGTCGGAGACGAGGGCGTGGCCGTTGACGGGACGCGACGCCGGCGACGCGAGGTAGAGCGCGTGCCGGGCGACCTCGTCGGCGGTCTGCACCGGGAAGGGCGCGTCGCCGAACCCGCCTTCGGAGACGCCGAGGTCGCCGCGCGCCATCGGGGTGTCGACGATGGAGGGGCAGATGCAGTTCACGCGCACCCGGTCCGGCTCCAGGTCGACCGACAGGGCGCGCGTCAGCTGGAGCACCGCCCCCTTGGACGCGTTGTACGGCACCATCCCGGGAGCCGCGACGAAGCTCGAGTCGGAGGCGAGCAGCACGATCGCGGGGGAGTCGGAGCCGCGCAGGTGACGCAGCGCGTGCTTGACCGTGAGGAAGGCGCCGGTCGCGTTGACCGCGAGCACTGCGTTCCATTCCGTCAGCGAGATGTCCTCGATGCTGCGGCCGAACGGGCCGGAGACGCCCGCGCAGGCGACCACCGCATCCAGCCCGCCGCCGAGCCCGGCCGCCGCCGCATCGATGGCGGAGGCGACGGCGTCCTCGTCGGTCAGGTCGGCCGGGTGCGTGACGCCCGGTCCGGCCGCGCGGTCGAGCCCGGCGACCAGGGCGCCCTCGTCTGCGAACGCCCAGGCGCACGCCGCGCCGATCCCCGACGCCACTCCCGTCACCAGGATGCGGCGCCCGTCGAGGTGCAGGTCCATGCGTTCCCCTTTTCGGATCGATGGCGGGGCGGCTCAGGAGCCGAGGTAGGCGGCGTGCAG
It encodes the following:
- a CDS encoding primary-amine oxidase — translated: MHSHSSSTVSAPTAVVHPLDSLTAEEIAAGRAVLAAAGLIGAASRFPNVLPVEPSKEAVAAFRPGDAIERRILFVILDTATGESAEAIVSVTTNEVIDYRALGTAETPYGQPQYLLEEYERAEQIAKASPEWQAAMTRRGLADRMELAFCAPLAPGFFNRVDEVGRRAIRSLTFLRSTPEDSPWSHPVEGLIVHIDLTRGEVIRVEDEGDVPVPELDGNYDAATIGAARTSLKPIEITQPEGPSFRVDGQAVEWENWSFRVGFNAREGLVLHEVGFRDGDEVRPVLSRASVPEMVVPYGDITPTRFWISYFDAGEYLLGKNANPLALGCDCLGVIHYFDGVVADDHGNPVTIPQVVCMHEEDYGILWKHTDLLGKAEVRRSRRLVVSYFSTIGNYDYGFFWYFYLDGTIQVEAKATGIVFAGAGIPGSSDPHATEIAPGLFAPVHQHLFCARLDVAIDGDRNSLAEVDVTGIPMGPENPYGNAFTWTTTPITRESESGRLANPATSRVWEVTSSSRRNAVGKPTAFHLIPQPGATLMAQPESTVFGRATFATKHLWATQYDPAERFPAGDYPNAHAGGGGLPAWTAADRSLVEEDIVLWHVFGPTHIPRPEDWPIMPVDYSGFLFKPYGFLDRNPALDLPDGAADSACCGGGDDCTCDH
- a CDS encoding SDR family oxidoreductase is translated as MDSPVVVISGGGTGIGAATARRFAAEGARVVLLGRRREPLEAVAAETGGLALPCDTADRGQTEAVFARVLDELGRVDALVANAGGHGTGTVADTSDEEWDLSFRTNVSTAFVLARAALPALAASGGSIVVVSSLAGLFAGPGVAGYTVGKHALLGLTRSLARDYGRSGVRVNAVCPGWVRTPMADEEMDDFARQAGIGGREEGYAIVTKDVPLGRAAEPEEIASVIRFLASRDASYVTGSTLVVDGGAHIVDLPTIAVG
- a CDS encoding SDR family oxidoreductase codes for the protein MDLHLDGRRILVTGVASGIGAACAWAFADEGALVAGLDRAAGPGVTHPADLTDEDAVASAIDAAAAGLGGGLDAVVACAGVSGPFGRSIEDISLTEWNAVLAVNATGAFLTVKHALRHLRGSDSPAIVLLASDSSFVAAPGMVPYNASKGAVLQLTRALSVDLEPDRVRVNCICPSIVDTPMARGDLGVSEGGFGDAPFPVQTADEVARHALYLASPASRPVNGHALVSDFGYLARSSFPA